One window of Cryobacterium arcticum genomic DNA carries:
- the nrdD gene encoding anaerobic ribonucleoside-triphosphate reductase — MNSPTSAPAPTTATRDDAVAHTLAAPVLNAIQVVKRDGRRVPFDNTKVYEALVKAAVEIHREMTPLVHRAIVDIVAAVDREIAGRFNTDIKIYEVQNIVEHALLESHEYDLAEKYIGYRTQRDFARSKSTDINHSIINLLSKDSSVVNENANKDSDVFNTQRDLTAGAVGKAIGHKMLPPHVSNAHQKGDIHFHDLDYSPYAPMTNCCLIDFTGMLSRGFRIGNADVEPPRSIQTATAQISQIIANVASSQYGGCSANRTDELLAPYARANFAKHLADAQKWIADESQHTAYAQEKTRKDIYDAMQSLEYEINTLFTSNGQTPFVSLGFGLGTDWFEREIQRAILQIRIDGLGSEKRTAIFPKLIFTLKRDLNLAEGDPNYDIKQLALECSTKRMYPDVLSYDKLIDITGSFKVPMGCRSFLQGWTDAEGNDVSEGRMNLGVVTVNLPRIALEAAGDQAKFWSILEERLAITRDALVYRIERCKQATPANAPILYVYGAFGQQLARTDSVDTLFKDGRSTVSLGYIGLYEVAAAFFGGAWEGDAEAKAFTLDILKSLDAHTKAWTAEYGYQFSVYSTPSESLTDRFSRLDKAKFGSVENITDKDYYTNSFHYDVRKNPTPFEKLDFEKDYPVFSSGGFIHYCEYPVLQQNPKALEAVWDYAYDRVGYLGTNTPIDRCYKCDFAGDFTPTDRGFACPDCGNDDPASCDVVKRTCGYLGNPQARPMVHGRHQEIVSRVKHMAGATGSSGSL, encoded by the coding sequence GTGAATTCACCGACCAGCGCCCCGGCCCCGACCACTGCAACTCGCGACGACGCCGTCGCCCACACGCTCGCGGCGCCGGTGCTGAATGCCATCCAGGTCGTCAAACGCGACGGCCGCCGGGTGCCCTTCGACAACACCAAGGTGTACGAGGCCCTGGTCAAGGCAGCCGTGGAGATCCACCGTGAAATGACCCCGCTCGTGCACCGGGCGATCGTCGACATCGTCGCCGCGGTCGACCGGGAGATCGCCGGCCGGTTCAACACCGACATCAAGATCTACGAAGTGCAGAACATTGTGGAGCACGCGCTGCTCGAAAGCCACGAGTACGACCTGGCCGAGAAGTACATCGGCTACCGCACCCAGCGTGACTTCGCCCGCAGCAAGTCCACCGACATCAACCACTCGATCATCAACCTGCTCAGCAAAGACTCCAGCGTGGTCAACGAGAATGCCAACAAAGACAGCGACGTCTTCAACACCCAGCGCGACCTCACCGCCGGGGCCGTGGGCAAGGCCATCGGCCACAAGATGCTGCCGCCGCACGTCTCGAACGCCCACCAGAAGGGCGACATCCACTTTCACGACCTGGACTACAGCCCCTACGCGCCCATGACCAACTGCTGCCTGATCGACTTCACAGGCATGCTCAGCCGGGGTTTCCGCATCGGCAACGCCGACGTGGAGCCGCCCCGCTCCATCCAGACCGCCACCGCGCAGATCTCGCAGATCATCGCCAACGTGGCCTCCAGCCAGTACGGCGGATGCTCCGCCAACCGCACCGACGAACTCCTGGCCCCCTACGCTCGGGCCAACTTCGCCAAGCACCTCGCCGACGCCCAGAAGTGGATCGCCGACGAGTCCCAGCACACTGCCTATGCCCAGGAGAAGACCCGCAAGGACATCTACGACGCGATGCAGAGCCTCGAATACGAGATCAACACGCTGTTCACCTCGAACGGGCAGACCCCGTTCGTGTCGCTCGGCTTCGGCTTGGGCACCGACTGGTTCGAGCGGGAGATCCAGCGGGCCATCCTGCAGATCCGCATCGACGGCCTCGGCAGCGAGAAGCGCACCGCGATCTTCCCCAAGCTGATCTTCACGCTCAAGCGCGACCTCAACCTCGCCGAGGGCGACCCGAACTACGACATCAAGCAGCTCGCGCTGGAGTGCTCCACCAAGCGGATGTACCCGGATGTGCTCAGTTACGACAAGCTCATCGACATCACCGGCAGCTTCAAGGTGCCGATGGGCTGCCGCTCCTTCCTCCAGGGCTGGACCGACGCCGAGGGGAACGACGTCTCCGAGGGCCGGATGAACCTGGGCGTGGTCACGGTGAACCTGCCTCGCATCGCGCTGGAGGCCGCCGGCGACCAGGCGAAGTTCTGGAGCATCCTCGAAGAGCGCCTGGCCATCACCCGTGACGCGCTGGTCTACCGCATCGAACGGTGCAAGCAGGCGACCCCCGCCAACGCCCCGATCCTCTACGTGTACGGCGCGTTCGGTCAGCAGTTGGCCCGCACCGACTCGGTCGACACCCTCTTCAAGGACGGCCGCTCCACGGTCTCGCTGGGATACATCGGCCTCTACGAGGTGGCCGCGGCCTTCTTCGGCGGCGCCTGGGAGGGCGACGCCGAGGCGAAGGCGTTCACGCTCGACATCCTCAAGTCCCTCGACGCGCACACCAAGGCCTGGACCGCCGAGTACGGCTACCAGTTCAGCGTCTATTCGACTCCGAGCGAGAGCCTGACCGACCGGTTCTCCCGCCTCGACAAGGCCAAGTTCGGCTCGGTGGAGAACATCACCGACAAGGATTACTACACGAACAGCTTCCACTACGACGTGCGCAAGAACCCGACCCCGTTCGAGAAGCTCGACTTCGAAAAGGACTACCCGGTGTTCTCCTCCGGCGGCTTCATCCACTACTGCGAGTACCCCGTGCTGCAGCAGAACCCCAAGGCCCTCGAAGCCGTCTGGGACTACGCCTACGACCGGGTGGGCTACCTGGGCACCAACACCCCCATCGACCGCTGCTACAAGTGCGACTTCGCCGGCGACTTCACCCCCACCGACCGCGGCTTCGCCTGCCCCGACTGCGGCAACGACGACCCGGCCAGCTGCGACGTGGTCAAGCGCACCTGCGGCTACCTCGGCAACCCGCAGGCCCGCCCGATGGTGCACGGTCGCCACCAGGAGATCGTCTCCCGGGTCAAGCACATGGCCGGCGCCACCGGCAGCAGCGGCTCGCTCTAG
- a CDS encoding haloacid dehalogenase type II translates to MTRTTPAVIVFDVNETLSDMSAMKARFVQVGAPAHLASAWFAALLRDGFALAAAGGTAPFSVIGSELLRQVLRDVPLMREPDEAVEHIMAGFGLLKLHSDVPEGVRALMGSGMRLVTLSNGSAEVARSLLAAAELEGHFEALLSVEDAGAWKPMRAAYDYAAQACGVRPAELLLVAVHPWDIHGAAEAGLATAWLNRAGDTYPSYFTAPDYTVTRLAELATLLADAPTPDAPDSTPDDPAEGLVVVTESGSGGYAQQITVGPHRLAADEPRPIGTDTGSSPYDLVLAGLGACTSMTVRMYAERKKWPLEKVTVTLRHNRVHAKDCADCETVVGQIDHIERVLRFEGDLDEDQRQRLAEIADKCPVHRTLHSEIIVHTAVADASE, encoded by the coding sequence ATGACCCGCACCACCCCGGCCGTGATCGTCTTCGATGTCAACGAAACCCTCTCGGACATGTCGGCCATGAAGGCCCGGTTCGTGCAGGTCGGTGCGCCGGCCCACCTCGCGTCGGCCTGGTTTGCGGCACTGCTGCGGGACGGTTTCGCCCTCGCCGCCGCGGGCGGCACGGCGCCGTTCTCGGTGATCGGGTCCGAACTGCTGCGCCAGGTGCTGCGCGATGTGCCCCTCATGCGCGAGCCCGATGAAGCCGTGGAGCACATCATGGCCGGGTTCGGTCTGCTCAAGCTGCACTCCGATGTGCCCGAGGGCGTGCGCGCTTTGATGGGCTCCGGGATGCGCCTGGTCACGCTGTCGAACGGGTCCGCGGAGGTGGCGCGGTCGCTGCTGGCCGCGGCCGAGCTCGAGGGCCACTTCGAGGCGCTGCTCAGCGTCGAGGACGCCGGGGCGTGGAAGCCGATGCGGGCCGCGTACGACTATGCGGCCCAGGCCTGCGGCGTGCGTCCGGCCGAGCTGTTGCTCGTGGCGGTGCACCCCTGGGACATCCACGGGGCCGCCGAGGCCGGCCTGGCCACCGCCTGGCTGAACCGCGCCGGCGACACCTACCCGAGTTATTTCACGGCCCCCGACTACACGGTGACCCGCCTGGCCGAGCTGGCCACCCTGCTGGCGGATGCGCCCACCCCGGATGCGCCGGACTCCACCCCGGACGACCCGGCCGAGGGCCTCGTCGTCGTCACCGAGAGCGGATCGGGCGGCTACGCCCAGCAGATCACCGTGGGCCCGCACCGGCTCGCCGCCGATGAGCCCCGGCCCATCGGCACCGACACCGGGTCGTCCCCCTACGATCTGGTGCTGGCCGGCCTCGGTGCGTGCACCTCGATGACCGTGCGCATGTACGCGGAGCGCAAGAAGTGGCCGCTGGAGAAGGTCACGGTGACCCTCCGGCACAACCGGGTGCACGCCAAGGACTGCGCCGACTGCGAGACCGTGGTCGGGCAGATCGACCACATCGAACGGGTCCTCCGGTTCGAGGGAGACCTCGATGAGGACCAGCGTCAGCGGCTGGCCGAGATCGCCGACAAGTGCCCGGTGCACCGCACGCTGCACTCGGAGATCATCGTGCACACCGCCGTCGCGGACGCATCCGAATAA
- a CDS encoding TerC family protein has translation MNVPLWAWLSVVAVILVMLAIDLVAHRTAHVISLREAAGWSIFWVASGISFGVSIWLLFGGELGQQYFAGFLIEKSLAIDNVFVWAIIFASFGVPAKYQHRILFLGVLGALVFRGIFIAAGATLIESFGWILYVFAALLVVTGIQMLRRRNEHADPTQSRIYRAFRRVVPTTDVFYGQRLVVRTGGVLVATPLLAVLVLIEFTDIIFAIDSIPAIFAVTDEAFLVFTANAFAILGLRAMYFLLADLIHRFIYLKIGLAAILIWVGVKMALHDLVKVPTTVSLAVIIVILAAAVGASLIATRGQGRRAVEPTGAQMFRDATPDEVASLSPVVARRTR, from the coding sequence GTGAACGTTCCGCTCTGGGCTTGGCTGTCCGTCGTCGCCGTCATCCTCGTGATGCTGGCCATCGACCTCGTGGCCCACCGCACCGCCCACGTGATCAGCCTGAGGGAAGCGGCCGGGTGGTCGATCTTCTGGGTTGCCTCGGGAATCAGCTTCGGTGTGAGCATCTGGCTGCTCTTCGGCGGCGAGCTGGGCCAGCAGTATTTCGCCGGCTTCCTCATCGAAAAGTCGTTGGCCATCGACAACGTGTTCGTGTGGGCCATCATTTTCGCCAGCTTCGGTGTGCCGGCGAAGTACCAGCACCGCATCCTCTTCCTCGGCGTGCTGGGTGCATTGGTGTTCCGCGGCATCTTCATCGCCGCGGGCGCCACGCTCATCGAGAGCTTCGGATGGATCCTCTACGTCTTCGCCGCCCTCCTGGTGGTCACCGGCATTCAGATGCTGCGCCGCCGCAACGAACACGCCGACCCCACCCAGTCGCGCATCTACCGAGCCTTCCGCCGAGTCGTCCCCACGACCGACGTCTTCTACGGGCAGCGACTCGTCGTGCGCACCGGCGGGGTGCTCGTGGCGACACCCCTCCTGGCGGTGCTGGTGCTCATCGAATTCACCGACATCATCTTCGCCATCGACTCGATTCCCGCGATCTTCGCCGTCACCGACGAGGCGTTCCTGGTGTTCACCGCGAACGCCTTCGCCATCCTGGGGCTGCGCGCCATGTACTTCCTCTTGGCCGACCTCATCCACCGCTTCATCTACCTCAAGATCGGATTGGCGGCCATCCTGATCTGGGTCGGCGTCAAAATGGCGCTGCACGACCTGGTCAAGGTCCCCACCACGGTCTCGCTGGCCGTCATCATCGTGATCCTCGCCGCGGCGGTCGGCGCCAGCCTCATCGCCACCCGCGGGCAAGGGCGGCGAGCGGTCGAGCCGACCGGAGCCCAGATGTTCCGCGACGCCACACCGGACGAGGTCGCCAGCCTCAGCCCGGTGGTCGCCCGGCGGACCCGATAA
- a CDS encoding endo-1,4-beta-xylanase produces the protein MPELTHRCADARVRLLDSLGRPVADSTVSVEQTRQAFGFGNIGFDFIDWLGGPSGSVPAGSVPSGSETVAPDVETLAEDWLGLFNTMTLPFYWRGFEPERGRPDTERLRRTAEWFAARGVTVKGHPLVWHTLAPEWLLELDDTAVEAAIRERIRREVTGFAGVVDLWDAINEVVILPVFTAEDNAVTRLAQRRGRVGMVRLAFEEARAANPNARLVLNDFDLSADYERLIEECLGAGIRIDAIGLQTHMHQGYRGEEQVWGILERFARFGLPLQLTETTLLSGDLMPSHIVDLNDYQPESWPSTPEGEARQADEIVRHYRTVVSHPSVESLTYWGLTDHGAWLGAPSGVIRRDGSKKPAYDALHALVRGEWWHPETRATTDADGVVSVRGFAGRYRLETSAGSAEVDLEAGAGSVTVRLDTVPAALSGF, from the coding sequence GTGCCTGAACTCACCCACCGCTGTGCGGATGCACGCGTTCGCCTGCTCGATTCGCTGGGTCGGCCCGTTGCCGACAGCACGGTCTCCGTCGAACAGACCCGGCAGGCGTTCGGGTTCGGCAACATCGGCTTCGACTTCATCGACTGGCTCGGCGGGCCCTCCGGCTCTGTCCCGGCCGGCTCTGTCCCGTCCGGCTCCGAAACGGTAGCGCCCGACGTGGAAACCCTCGCCGAGGACTGGCTGGGCCTGTTCAACACCATGACGCTGCCCTTCTACTGGCGCGGCTTCGAGCCGGAGCGCGGCCGGCCTGACACCGAGCGTCTCCGCCGCACGGCCGAGTGGTTCGCCGCGCGCGGGGTCACCGTGAAGGGGCACCCGCTGGTGTGGCACACCCTGGCCCCGGAGTGGCTGCTCGAGCTCGACGACACGGCGGTCGAAGCGGCCATCCGTGAGCGAATCCGCCGCGAGGTCACCGGTTTTGCGGGCGTGGTGGACCTGTGGGACGCGATCAACGAGGTCGTGATCCTGCCGGTCTTCACCGCGGAGGACAACGCCGTGACCCGGCTCGCCCAGCGCCGGGGCCGGGTGGGGATGGTGCGACTGGCGTTCGAGGAGGCGCGGGCCGCGAACCCGAACGCCCGGCTGGTGCTCAACGACTTCGACCTCTCCGCCGACTACGAGAGGCTGATCGAGGAGTGCCTGGGCGCGGGCATCCGGATCGACGCGATCGGACTGCAGACCCACATGCATCAGGGCTACCGGGGCGAAGAGCAGGTGTGGGGGATCCTGGAACGGTTCGCCCGGTTCGGACTGCCGCTGCAACTGACCGAAACGACGCTGCTGTCCGGCGACCTGATGCCCTCACACATCGTCGATCTCAACGACTACCAGCCGGAGTCGTGGCCGTCGACACCCGAGGGGGAGGCCCGCCAGGCCGACGAGATCGTGCGCCACTACCGAACGGTGGTGTCGCACCCCTCGGTGGAGTCCCTGACCTACTGGGGCCTCACCGATCACGGGGCGTGGCTCGGCGCTCCGTCCGGTGTGATCCGCCGGGACGGCAGCAAGAAGCCCGCCTACGACGCGCTGCACGCGTTGGTGCGCGGCGAGTGGTGGCACCCCGAGACGCGCGCGACGACGGATGCCGACGGTGTCGTGTCGGTGCGCGGCTTCGCCGGTCGGTATCGACTCGAGACCTCGGCCGGGTCGGCGGAGGTGGACCTGGAGGCCGGTGCCGGTTCGGTGACCGTCAGGCTGGACACGGTGCCGGCGGCACTCAGCGGATTCTGA
- the dcd gene encoding dCTP deaminase has protein sequence MLLSDRDIKAQIDAERIALAPYDPDMIQPSSIDVRLDRFFRLFDNHKYPFIDPAEDQPELTRLIEAKGDEPFILHPGEFVLGATFESVTLPDDVAARLEGKSSLGRLGLLTHSTAGFIDPGFTGHVTLELSNVATLPIKLWPGMKIGQLCFFQLSSPAEKPYGSASYLSRYQGQRGPTASRSHLNFHRTDTTATDAGSLGA, from the coding sequence GTGCTTCTCTCGGATCGTGACATCAAGGCCCAGATCGACGCGGAACGAATCGCGCTCGCCCCCTACGACCCAGACATGATCCAGCCGTCGAGCATCGACGTGCGGCTGGACCGGTTCTTCCGGTTGTTCGACAACCACAAGTACCCGTTCATCGACCCAGCCGAAGACCAGCCCGAACTCACCCGGCTGATCGAGGCCAAGGGCGACGAACCCTTCATCCTGCACCCGGGCGAGTTCGTGCTCGGCGCCACCTTCGAGTCCGTCACCCTGCCCGACGACGTGGCCGCCCGTCTCGAGGGCAAGAGCTCTCTAGGACGGCTAGGCCTGCTCACCCACTCCACCGCCGGGTTCATCGACCCGGGCTTCACCGGGCACGTCACCCTCGAGCTGAGCAACGTGGCCACCCTGCCGATCAAGCTGTGGCCGGGCATGAAGATCGGCCAGCTCTGCTTCTTCCAGCTCAGCTCGCCGGCCGAAAAGCCCTACGGCTCGGCCTCCTACCTCTCCCGGTATCAGGGCCAGCGCGGCCCCACCGCATCCCGCTCGCACCTCAACTTTCACCGCACCGACACCACCGCAACGGATGCCGGCAGCCTCGGCGCCTAA
- the nrdG gene encoding anaerobic ribonucleoside-triphosphate reductase activating protein, producing the protein MRHPQPGEWLADKLSQGFVGDYKPFMFVDGEGVRCSLYVSGCLFACEGCFNRATWNFRYGTPYTAELEDRILTDLAQPYVQGLTLLGGEPFLNTGVCLSLARRVRAEFGPAKDIWSWTGYIFEELLLDSPDKLELLGLIDVLVDGPFDEALKDLRLQFRGSSNQRIIDVQKSLATGQTVLWAARVDASRSYEQVEKRPLI; encoded by the coding sequence ATGCGTCATCCGCAGCCCGGCGAGTGGCTCGCCGACAAGCTCAGCCAGGGCTTCGTCGGCGACTACAAGCCGTTCATGTTCGTCGACGGTGAGGGCGTGCGCTGCAGCCTCTATGTGAGCGGATGCCTGTTCGCCTGCGAGGGCTGCTTCAACCGGGCCACCTGGAACTTCCGTTACGGCACCCCCTACACGGCCGAGCTCGAAGACCGGATCCTCACCGACCTGGCCCAGCCGTACGTGCAGGGCCTCACCCTGCTCGGCGGCGAACCGTTCCTGAACACCGGGGTGTGCCTGTCGCTGGCCCGCCGGGTACGCGCGGAGTTCGGCCCGGCCAAGGACATCTGGTCGTGGACCGGGTACATCTTCGAGGAACTGCTGCTCGACAGCCCCGACAAGCTCGAGCTGCTCGGCCTGATCGACGTGCTTGTCGACGGCCCGTTCGACGAGGCGCTCAAGGACCTGCGCCTGCAATTCCGGGGCAGCAGCAACCAGCGCATCATCGACGTACAGAAGTCCCTGGCCACCGGGCAGACCGTGCTCTGGGCGGCCCGGGTCGACGCCAGCCGGAGCTACGAGCAGGTGGAGAAGCGCCCCCTGATCTAG
- a CDS encoding tyrosine-type recombinase/integrase: protein MPTSVAYFRDADGVTRKAQRSGATPSAADNALREALRDRLAPSTEYLTRDSLMSQLGAQWLAEIQKSKRAAATKERYAATVRAHVDKSIGSVRIREASVPRMQRLVDLVAVKSPAQSRMLGVVLTGMFGLAVRMGAAEANVGKSLLLPSVETHVVRAPAVEDVRALRVALRAFDNRGGGRSDAMHDLADIGDMLVGSGARIGEVLALRWAHDVDLANGTVRITGTVTRVRGVGIVRQEIPKSDSSNRTLSLPQFAVDMLVRRRVESHCPWVFGSATGTLRWPENVRAQWAVAVKGTAVEWMTTKACRKAVANLLEAEVDMEAAKDQLGHKDVAVTSKHYVELHMARPDRASVLDVFAENSE, encoded by the coding sequence GTGCCGACTTCTGTCGCCTACTTCCGAGATGCGGATGGGGTGACACGGAAAGCACAACGATCCGGTGCCACCCCATCCGCCGCTGACAACGCGCTGCGCGAGGCCCTGCGCGACAGGCTCGCGCCATCGACCGAATACCTCACCAGGGATTCCCTGATGTCTCAGCTTGGCGCACAGTGGCTCGCGGAGATTCAGAAGTCCAAGCGGGCAGCCGCGACCAAGGAACGCTACGCTGCGACCGTCCGGGCGCACGTGGACAAGTCCATCGGGTCAGTGCGGATCCGGGAAGCATCCGTGCCAAGAATGCAACGCCTGGTCGATCTCGTCGCGGTGAAGTCCCCCGCGCAGTCGCGGATGCTCGGGGTAGTTCTGACGGGCATGTTCGGGCTCGCTGTCCGCATGGGCGCCGCGGAGGCCAACGTGGGCAAGAGCCTGCTCCTGCCGTCCGTCGAGACACATGTGGTCCGTGCGCCGGCCGTCGAGGACGTGCGGGCACTCCGGGTTGCCCTGAGGGCGTTCGACAATCGCGGGGGCGGGCGTAGTGACGCCATGCACGACCTCGCTGATATCGGCGACATGCTCGTGGGGTCCGGGGCGCGTATTGGCGAAGTCCTCGCGTTGCGCTGGGCGCACGACGTTGACCTCGCAAACGGAACTGTCCGGATCACGGGCACAGTGACGCGGGTGCGCGGGGTGGGCATCGTCCGCCAGGAGATACCCAAGTCCGACTCGTCCAACCGCACGCTGTCGCTGCCACAGTTCGCTGTAGACATGCTGGTGCGCCGGCGAGTGGAGTCGCACTGCCCATGGGTGTTCGGCTCCGCGACGGGTACACTCCGCTGGCCCGAGAACGTGCGCGCACAGTGGGCGGTCGCGGTCAAGGGAACAGCCGTGGAGTGGATGACCACGAAGGCGTGCCGGAAGGCCGTGGCAAACCTGCTCGAGGCTGAGGTGGACATGGAAGCGGCAAAGGATCAGCTTGGGCATAAGGACGTGGCAGTGACCTCGAAGCACTACGTGGAGCTGCACATGGCGCGGCCCGACCGGGCATCTGTGCTGGATGTTTTCGCTGAAAACAGCGAGTAA